The following coding sequences lie in one Halomonas sp. 'Soap Lake #6' genomic window:
- the nrdE gene encoding class 1b ribonucleoside-diphosphate reductase subunit alpha: METTNVAQKNVVEAKRPAAGAGETRTLDYHALNAMLNLYGANGKLQLDKDREAARQYFLQHVNQNTVFFHSLEEKLDYLVEEGYYEAEVLGQYSFAFVKALFEQAYAYKFRFSSFLGAFKYYTSYTLKTFDGKRYLERYEDRVCMVALTLARGDEALAKSLVDEVISGRFQPATPTFLNCGKQQRGELVSCFLLRIEDNMESIGRSINSALQLSKRGGGVAFLLTNIRESGAPIKRIENQSSGIIPIMKLLEDAFSYANQLGARQGAGAVYLNAHHPDILRFLDTKRENADEKIRIKTLSLGVTIPDITFELAKRNDDMYLFSPYDVERVYGVPFGDISVTEKYHEMVADARIRKHKINARAFFQTLAELQFESGYPYIMFEDTVNRANPIAGRINMSNLCSEILQVNTPTEYDDDLGYRQIGQDISCNLGSMNIAKVMDSGDIGTSVEIAIRGLTAVSEMSNLRSVPSIAEGNAKSRAIGLGQMNLHGFLAREHIYYGSEEGLDFTNLYFYCVAFHAIRASNQLAIENGESFEGFEDSTYASGAFFDKYTDQAWLPRTEKVRGLFERSGIALPTQEDWQALKSSVMAHGLFNRNLQAVPPTGSISYINHSTSSIHPVAAKIEIRKEGKLGRVYYPAPFLSEANFDYFQDAYEIGPEKIIDTYAEASKHVDQGLSLTLFFPDTATTRDINKAQIYAWRKGIKTLYYIRLRQSALEGTEVEGCVSCTL, encoded by the coding sequence AAAACACGGTTTTTTTCCACTCCCTGGAAGAGAAGCTCGACTACCTGGTCGAGGAAGGTTACTACGAAGCCGAAGTGCTTGGTCAATATAGTTTTGCCTTTGTCAAAGCGTTGTTTGAACAGGCCTATGCTTACAAATTCCGTTTTTCGAGCTTTCTGGGCGCCTTCAAATACTACACCAGCTACACGCTGAAAACTTTTGACGGTAAGCGTTACTTAGAGCGCTACGAAGACCGTGTGTGCATGGTAGCGCTCACCTTGGCGCGAGGTGATGAAGCGCTGGCCAAGTCACTGGTCGATGAAGTGATTAGTGGCCGTTTTCAGCCAGCTACGCCAACCTTCTTGAACTGCGGTAAACAGCAACGCGGTGAGTTGGTGTCCTGCTTCTTGTTGCGTATTGAAGACAACATGGAGTCGATTGGCCGCTCGATTAATTCGGCGCTGCAGCTTTCCAAGCGTGGCGGTGGTGTTGCTTTCCTGCTTACCAATATACGTGAGTCCGGAGCACCGATTAAACGTATTGAGAACCAGTCGTCGGGCATTATCCCGATTATGAAACTGTTGGAAGATGCGTTCTCTTACGCTAACCAGCTGGGCGCGCGCCAGGGTGCGGGTGCGGTTTACTTAAACGCCCACCACCCTGATATTCTGCGCTTTTTAGATACCAAGCGTGAAAATGCCGATGAAAAAATCCGCATTAAAACGCTCTCTCTGGGCGTGACGATTCCAGATATCACCTTTGAGCTTGCCAAGCGCAACGACGATATGTACCTGTTCTCGCCCTATGATGTAGAGCGGGTTTACGGCGTCCCGTTTGGTGATATTAGTGTGACCGAGAAGTACCATGAGATGGTTGCTGATGCGCGCATTCGCAAACACAAAATCAATGCTCGTGCGTTCTTCCAAACCCTAGCCGAGCTGCAGTTTGAATCTGGCTATCCGTATATTATGTTCGAAGATACGGTAAACCGTGCCAATCCGATTGCGGGTCGTATCAATATGAGCAACTTGTGCTCAGAAATTCTGCAGGTCAATACGCCTACCGAGTATGACGACGACCTGGGCTATCGTCAGATTGGCCAGGATATCTCCTGCAACCTTGGCTCAATGAACATTGCCAAGGTAATGGATTCAGGTGATATCGGCACTAGTGTGGAAATTGCTATTCGCGGTCTGACAGCTGTTTCGGAGATGAGCAACCTGCGTAGTGTGCCTTCTATTGCGGAAGGTAATGCCAAGTCTCGCGCAATCGGCCTAGGGCAGATGAACCTGCATGGCTTCTTGGCTCGCGAACATATTTATTATGGCTCAGAAGAGGGTTTGGACTTTACCAACCTCTACTTCTATTGCGTCGCGTTCCATGCCATTCGCGCCTCTAACCAGCTGGCGATAGAGAATGGCGAGTCGTTTGAGGGGTTTGAAGACTCCACTTATGCCTCAGGTGCCTTCTTTGATAAGTACACCGACCAAGCGTGGCTGCCACGTACCGAAAAAGTGCGTGGGCTATTCGAGCGTAGCGGTATTGCACTGCCTACTCAAGAAGATTGGCAGGCACTTAAGTCCTCGGTTATGGCGCATGGTTTGTTTAACCGCAACCTTCAGGCAGTACCGCCGACGGGCTCGATTTCGTATATCAATCATTCTACGTCCAGCATTCACCCGGTGGCCGCGAAGATTGAAATCCGCAAAGAAGGCAAGCTGGGGCGTGTTTATTACCCTGCACCCTTCTTGAGTGAGGCGAACTTCGATTATTTCCAGGATGCCTACGAAATTGGTCCTGAGAAAATAATTGATACCTATGCAGAAGCGTCCAAGCACGTTGACCAAGGGCTTTCGTTGACACTTTTCTTCCCGGACACGGCGACTACGCGGGATATCAACAAAGCGCAAATTTACGCATGGCGTAAGGGCATTAAGACGCTTTATTACATCCGTCTGCGCCAAAGTGCGCTTGAGGGCACCGAAGTAGAAGGCTGTGTCTCCTGCACACTGTAA
- the nrdF gene encoding class 1b ribonucleoside-diphosphate reductase subunit beta, whose amino-acid sequence MTIMQRLSRVDAINWNRLQDDKDLEVWNRLTSNFWLPEKVPLSNDIQSWNTLTQQEKQLTIRVFTGLTLLDTIQSSVGAPVLMEDARTPHEEAVYTNIAFMESVHARSYSSIFSTLCATRDVDDAFRWSEENPTLQLKSELILKRYRSDDPLMRKVASVFLESFLFYSGFYLPMYWSSHAKLTNTADLIRLIIRDEAVHGYYIGYKFQQGLAEATPARQQEVKDYAYELLLELYDNEVRYTESLYDEVGLTEDVKKFLHYNANKALMNLGFEPLFPSSVTDVDPTIMAALSPSADENHDFFSGSGSSYVIGKAVATEDDDWAF is encoded by the coding sequence ATGACCATTATGCAACGCTTATCACGGGTCGATGCAATCAACTGGAACCGGCTGCAAGACGACAAGGATCTTGAAGTATGGAACCGTTTGACCAGTAACTTCTGGCTGCCAGAAAAAGTGCCGCTCTCCAACGATATTCAGTCGTGGAACACGCTAACCCAGCAGGAGAAGCAGCTGACTATTCGCGTGTTTACCGGCTTAACGCTGCTGGATACGATTCAAAGCAGCGTGGGTGCCCCGGTGCTGATGGAGGATGCGCGCACGCCCCATGAGGAGGCGGTATACACTAATATCGCTTTTATGGAGTCAGTACATGCGCGCTCTTATAGCTCTATTTTTTCGACGCTATGCGCCACGCGTGATGTGGATGATGCCTTTCGCTGGAGTGAGGAGAATCCGACGCTGCAGTTGAAGTCGGAGCTAATACTTAAGCGCTACCGCTCAGACGATCCGTTGATGCGTAAGGTAGCCAGCGTTTTCCTTGAGTCGTTTTTGTTCTACTCGGGCTTCTACTTACCGATGTACTGGTCAAGTCACGCCAAGCTGACTAATACGGCGGATCTGATTCGTTTGATCATTCGTGATGAAGCCGTACATGGCTATTACATTGGTTACAAGTTTCAGCAAGGGTTGGCAGAGGCTACGCCAGCGCGCCAGCAAGAGGTGAAAGACTACGCCTACGAGCTGCTACTGGAGCTTTATGACAACGAAGTGCGCTACACCGAGTCGCTCTACGATGAGGTAGGCTTAACTGAAGACGTGAAGAAGTTTCTGCACTACAACGCCAACAAAGCATTGATGAACCTAGGCTTTGAGCCGTTGTTCCCCAGTAGCGTGACCGATGTGGATCCAACGATTATGGCGGCGCTTTCACCTAGTGCGGATGAGAACCACGACTTCTTCTCAGGCTCTGGATCTTCTTACGTCATCGGCAAAGCGGTCGCTACCGAGGATGATGACTGGGCGTTTTAA
- a CDS encoding NUDIX hydrolase, whose product MNAIEGREALPSETSSALSVLKVAAAVVSDPAGRLLLVRKRGTRFFMQPGGKIEPGETALIALCRELKEEIGLCVDMGQLLPLGLRRAMAANEPDTVVEAHLFGIVIDEQIHAGAEIDEAVWVTHEAALELPLAPLTQNYVVAV is encoded by the coding sequence ATGAATGCTATAGAGGGGAGAGAGGCGTTGCCGAGCGAGACCAGTAGCGCGTTAAGTGTTCTGAAAGTAGCAGCTGCGGTGGTAAGTGACCCAGCAGGGCGCCTGCTATTGGTGCGTAAGCGGGGTACGCGCTTCTTTATGCAGCCAGGTGGGAAAATTGAGCCAGGTGAGACGGCTCTGATAGCCTTATGTCGAGAGTTGAAAGAGGAGATTGGCCTGTGTGTCGATATGGGGCAGCTCCTTCCTCTTGGGCTGCGGAGAGCTATGGCAGCTAATGAGCCTGATACGGTCGTCGAGGCGCACTTGTTTGGCATCGTGATTGATGAGCAGATTCACGCTGGAGCAGAGATTGATGAGGCGGTCTGGGTGACTCACGAGGCCGCTCTAGAGCTGCCTCTAGCTCCGCTAACTCAAAATTATGTGGTGGCTGTTTAG
- a CDS encoding DUF3450 domain-containing protein, with protein MLKRPFFALGGYWLAGVFVSASLMANDETVEQASRSVEAQQVQSAIQQQIDAADEETRAALEELRRLERETRQMETANAALSGRLASDAERQQRLSRALDTLNETRAALPLIEQDMTEQLINWIENDVPFLREERLARVKTAQADSGTESVERIVGLLEAWRVELDYGRNIDTWRGRLKLADTPLREVEYLRIGRIGFYYLTPDGREGGVWNTDSGEWQALDESARREVRNGLRIADDQRTPDLLRLPLSITAAAHQGGQQ; from the coding sequence GTGCTGAAAAGGCCTTTCTTTGCCCTAGGTGGGTACTGGCTTGCTGGGGTGTTTGTCAGTGCTTCACTAATGGCAAACGATGAAACCGTCGAGCAGGCCTCCCGGAGTGTCGAGGCCCAGCAAGTCCAGTCGGCTATCCAGCAACAAATAGACGCCGCCGACGAAGAGACTCGCGCGGCTCTGGAGGAGCTTCGCCGCCTAGAGCGAGAAACCCGCCAAATGGAAACTGCTAACGCAGCACTAAGTGGACGGCTGGCTAGCGATGCTGAGCGCCAGCAGCGGTTGAGCAGGGCGCTGGATACGCTAAACGAAACTCGTGCAGCACTGCCGTTAATTGAGCAGGACATGACCGAGCAGTTAATCAACTGGATTGAAAATGATGTGCCATTTCTACGTGAAGAGCGGCTGGCAAGGGTGAAGACAGCGCAAGCTGATTCAGGCACAGAGAGCGTCGAGCGGATTGTCGGTCTTCTTGAAGCATGGCGAGTAGAACTTGATTACGGGCGTAATATAGACACTTGGCGTGGTCGGCTAAAGCTTGCGGACACTCCTCTCCGTGAGGTGGAGTATCTGCGCATTGGTCGGATTGGGTTTTACTACCTCACGCCAGATGGTCGTGAGGGAGGTGTCTGGAACACCGACAGCGGTGAGTGGCAGGCGTTAGATGAAAGCGCCCGTCGAGAAGTACGTAATGGATTGCGCATTGCTGATGATCAGCGCACTCCTGATTTATTACGTTTACCGCTTTCAATTACCGCTGCTGCGCATCAGGGAGGTCAGCAATGA
- a CDS encoding MotA/TolQ/ExbB proton channel family protein, with amino-acid sequence MIGLSRPSPKVFATSLTLILSLFAGTAQAQQSTNADSTNISSLRDARQAAEARDQERLQSFLSDQQALEEALEAARGAHQAAEEQRDVLQALQDEQAQTASELTERQAEQGEALTALLASLGQHSSEVRNALGGESWLTIGDAALPPRLSEVEVLERQHIEAVVDSLATLTAQTGRAERLTLPVADSSGAIETRDVVRLGDFAAFTDSALLRKGGEEDELAEIPRTAREIGAVLAAYHQGESRVFTIDPTQGAVLRALAQQPSLWERFQQGGYVGYVVVVLGAFGLLVALTQYTYLLLVSSRVGRQRKSPDELRGDNPLGRVLQRFQDMDKHQTPEALEARLDEAVLAELPRIERGQPIVKLLAAIAPLLGLLGTVTGMIVTFQAITVFGTGDPQLMAGGISQALVTTVLGLVTAVPLLFAQTALSSRSRYLTQVIEGEASATLADHLEAQSSSHAQAVS; translated from the coding sequence ATGATTGGGTTGTCACGGCCTTCACCAAAGGTGTTTGCAACATCACTGACGTTAATCCTCAGTTTGTTCGCTGGCACCGCGCAGGCGCAGCAAAGCACAAATGCTGATTCGACAAATATCAGCTCATTAAGAGATGCGCGCCAAGCTGCGGAAGCTCGCGATCAAGAGCGACTGCAATCTTTTCTCAGCGACCAGCAGGCGTTGGAAGAGGCGCTAGAGGCAGCGCGAGGAGCCCATCAAGCCGCCGAAGAGCAACGTGATGTCCTACAGGCCCTACAGGATGAACAAGCACAGACGGCAAGTGAGCTTACTGAACGTCAGGCGGAGCAGGGCGAAGCGCTCACTGCACTGTTAGCCAGCCTTGGTCAGCATAGTAGTGAAGTGCGCAACGCCTTGGGCGGTGAAAGCTGGCTAACCATTGGCGATGCTGCGCTGCCGCCACGCTTGAGCGAGGTAGAGGTGCTTGAGCGCCAGCACATAGAGGCGGTAGTTGATAGCCTTGCGACGCTAACGGCGCAAACAGGACGTGCTGAAAGGCTCACCCTGCCGGTGGCTGATTCGAGCGGTGCGATCGAGACACGAGACGTAGTGCGCTTGGGCGACTTTGCTGCTTTTACCGATTCAGCTCTGCTACGCAAAGGTGGTGAGGAGGATGAGTTAGCTGAGATCCCCCGTACGGCCCGTGAGATTGGCGCTGTTCTGGCGGCTTACCATCAAGGTGAGAGTCGTGTGTTTACTATCGATCCTACCCAAGGTGCTGTGCTGCGGGCTCTGGCTCAGCAGCCTAGCCTTTGGGAGCGTTTTCAGCAAGGTGGCTACGTTGGTTACGTAGTTGTTGTGCTAGGGGCCTTTGGCCTGTTGGTCGCGCTGACTCAATACACCTATCTGTTGTTGGTTAGCAGCCGGGTTGGGCGCCAACGTAAGTCGCCAGACGAGCTGCGTGGAGACAACCCCTTAGGTCGGGTGTTGCAGCGTTTCCAGGATATGGATAAGCATCAAACGCCGGAAGCGTTGGAGGCGAGGCTGGATGAAGCGGTGTTGGCAGAGCTTCCGCGCATTGAGCGTGGTCAGCCCATCGTAAAACTACTGGCAGCTATTGCGCCCCTGTTGGGGCTATTGGGCACGGTCACCGGCATGATCGTTACTTTCCAGGCTATTACGGTATTCGGCACAGGTGATCCACAGCTAATGGCTGGCGGGATTAGCCAGGCATTGGTAACGACTGTGTTAGGGCTGGTCACCGCCGTGCCGCTGCTGTTTGCTCAAACGGCGCTGTCCAGCCGCAGCCGTTATCTCACCCAAGTGATTGAGGGCGAAGCGAGCGCGACATTGGCGGATCACCTTGAAGCCCAGTCCAGCTCCCATGCCCAGGCGGTGAGCTAA
- a CDS encoding MotA/TolQ/ExbB proton channel family protein: protein MFTLPLWLEPVERLVDAGGAVLVVLAFVAVLVFGMAIERWWYYRITWRIARRKLIRRWAARSDHRSWSARTLRHVWTDALVARLRRPLPWLKLLVALCPLLGLLGTVTGMIAVFDSLSLSDTHQARAMADGVARATLPTLTGMAIAVVGLLFISRLEHVIRREDQRLHDRLARALEENDA from the coding sequence ATGTTCACGCTGCCCCTTTGGCTTGAGCCTGTAGAGCGGCTGGTCGATGCCGGTGGCGCGGTGCTGGTGGTGCTCGCCTTTGTCGCTGTGCTGGTGTTTGGTATGGCGATAGAGCGCTGGTGGTATTACCGCATTACCTGGCGTATCGCGCGGCGTAAACTGATTCGTCGGTGGGCGGCGCGTAGCGATCATCGTAGTTGGAGTGCACGCACGCTTCGCCATGTGTGGACAGATGCTCTGGTCGCCAGGCTACGCCGCCCGCTGCCCTGGTTAAAGTTATTGGTAGCGCTTTGTCCGCTGCTGGGGCTGCTGGGCACCGTTACCGGGATGATTGCAGTGTTCGATAGCCTTTCATTGAGTGATACCCACCAAGCCAGAGCCATGGCGGATGGCGTGGCGCGAGCCACGCTGCCCACCCTGACAGGTATGGCGATTGCGGTAGTTGGGTTACTGTTTATTAGTCGTTTAGAGCACGTGATTCGTCGCGAAGACCAGCGGCTGCATGACCGCTTAGCACGTGCCTTGGAGGAGAATGATGCGTAG
- a CDS encoding ExbD/TolR family protein translates to MRRRRSVDATADSNEVNLTPMLDVVFIMLIFFIVTTSFIKESGIEIERPESSSASPRPDAQVLVAVTPEGAVWVDGKPVDVHRIGQEVAGMLTEDGSVVIQADRESTTGLLIEVMDRLKQAGVDQVAVAASRSAP, encoded by the coding sequence ATGCGTAGACGCCGTTCTGTAGATGCCACGGCTGATAGCAATGAGGTCAACTTAACGCCGATGCTGGATGTTGTATTTATCATGCTGATTTTCTTTATCGTCACGACAAGTTTTATTAAAGAGAGCGGTATTGAGATTGAGCGCCCGGAATCAAGTTCGGCAAGCCCTAGGCCCGATGCGCAGGTGCTGGTGGCGGTAACGCCTGAGGGCGCGGTGTGGGTGGATGGCAAGCCAGTTGATGTTCATCGTATTGGCCAGGAAGTAGCTGGCATGTTGACGGAAGATGGGTCAGTGGTCATCCAGGCCGACCGGGAGTCGACGACTGGGTTGCTAATTGAAGTGATGGATCGTTTAAAACAGGCCGGTGTTGATCAAGTGGCCGTAGCTGCGAGTCGGAGCGCCCCATGA
- a CDS encoding energy transducer TonB: MIRHALSLSGGVILAIGLFWLLALLVTPPERTLETPEMMLSMSMVEAPEVAPEQETPPPQPAEAAPVAAPPPMPMPEPPPIADSAISLPEVELPDEPVEPLELDSELPELTEVTPEPTPPPPTPRPQPAPEPQVQPEPSPTQASATPEPVPSTAEREAAPRAEPVPSNEPVNVGQVAPTNRVNPTYPSRAQRRGMEGFVEVAFVIRRDGSVDSSSIQVTNAQPRQVFESAAREAIARWQFEPSQQLRRATQRIEFQLR; the protein is encoded by the coding sequence ATGATTCGTCATGCGCTTTCATTGTCAGGCGGCGTAATATTGGCTATCGGGCTATTCTGGCTGTTAGCGTTATTGGTAACGCCGCCCGAGCGTACGTTGGAAACGCCGGAAATGATGTTGTCAATGAGTATGGTGGAAGCGCCAGAGGTAGCGCCAGAGCAAGAGACGCCCCCGCCTCAGCCCGCAGAAGCTGCGCCAGTCGCTGCGCCACCACCTATGCCCATGCCGGAGCCGCCTCCGATCGCGGACAGCGCTATATCGCTACCGGAAGTTGAGTTGCCTGACGAGCCTGTGGAACCGCTGGAGCTAGATAGCGAGCTACCCGAGCTGACCGAAGTGACACCGGAGCCAACTCCGCCGCCACCAACACCACGACCGCAGCCTGCGCCTGAACCACAAGTACAGCCTGAGCCGTCACCGACGCAGGCATCGGCAACGCCCGAGCCCGTGCCTTCAACGGCAGAACGTGAAGCAGCTCCCAGGGCTGAGCCGGTGCCCTCTAATGAGCCGGTTAATGTAGGACAGGTGGCGCCTACAAACCGCGTTAACCCTACTTATCCCTCCCGAGCACAGCGCCGGGGGATGGAGGGGTTTGTTGAGGTGGCATTTGTTATTCGTCGCGATGGCAGCGTCGACAGCAGCTCAATTCAAGTTACCAATGCGCAGCCCCGCCAAGTGTTTGAAAGCGCCGCTCGTGAAGCGATTGCTCGCTGGCAGTTCGAGCCCAGCCAGCAGTTGCGGCGTGCCACGCAGCGTATTGAATTTCAGCTGAGGTAG
- a CDS encoding heme biosynthesis protein HemY, which produces MQRLAGVILFSLWASFVHASEPLSGDIIQDLNALQQQLADASEGGDDSQEALERLITRATGQAARLQGGNRSDQWASALYSQLAAGAMARQGRQEEAAQQLANARERSGVPASQRARWLREEAGLRRAAGQREEAIVLYEQWLDSHTDAQVSWQLVRLLAQEERWDAAAEHLIPLLEQSGALDEAQQSLMLAVLRNAEQSDLALGWLLEGLNSQSSPEEWRQAAGLAQQAGQKGIAAGVWEMAWQLGKFNQPEERLLLIQLHLAGGTPARAAEHLEEALGDESLPRDEQMLRLLATAWQQAKHVQNALEAWESLAEYTQEAQDWREFGQLAYAWGDEALAKHAFSQASALGDDEVEPWLVSLQ; this is translated from the coding sequence ATGCAGCGTTTGGCTGGAGTAATACTGTTCAGTCTCTGGGCTTCTTTTGTTCACGCAAGTGAGCCGTTGTCGGGGGATATTATTCAAGACCTTAATGCCCTGCAGCAGCAGCTTGCTGATGCTAGCGAGGGTGGAGATGACTCCCAGGAGGCACTAGAACGCCTTATCACTCGGGCCACTGGGCAGGCTGCCCGATTGCAAGGTGGTAACCGCTCTGATCAGTGGGCGAGCGCGCTATACTCCCAGCTTGCTGCTGGCGCCATGGCTCGCCAGGGACGGCAAGAGGAGGCCGCACAACAGTTGGCTAACGCACGTGAGCGTAGTGGTGTGCCCGCAAGCCAGCGGGCGAGGTGGCTACGCGAAGAGGCTGGGCTTCGGCGGGCTGCTGGGCAGCGCGAAGAGGCCATTGTGCTGTATGAGCAGTGGCTGGATAGTCATACAGATGCCCAGGTGAGCTGGCAGCTAGTGCGCCTGTTGGCACAAGAGGAGCGCTGGGATGCTGCTGCTGAGCATTTGATTCCTCTGCTTGAGCAGAGTGGTGCCTTAGACGAAGCACAGCAGTCGTTGATGCTAGCTGTATTGCGCAATGCTGAGCAAAGTGACCTCGCATTAGGTTGGTTGCTTGAGGGCCTAAACAGCCAGAGCTCTCCTGAGGAGTGGCGTCAAGCGGCTGGACTTGCCCAGCAGGCAGGCCAGAAAGGTATCGCTGCTGGCGTGTGGGAAATGGCCTGGCAGCTAGGCAAGTTTAATCAGCCAGAAGAGCGGCTTTTGCTAATCCAGCTTCATTTGGCTGGCGGCACGCCTGCACGAGCAGCGGAGCACTTGGAAGAAGCGCTGGGTGACGAGTCCCTTCCCCGCGATGAACAAATGCTAAGGCTGCTGGCCACTGCGTGGCAGCAGGCCAAACATGTTCAAAATGCCTTAGAAGCTTGGGAGAGCCTTGCAGAATATACCCAGGAAGCACAGGACTGGAGAGAGTTTGGTCAGTTGGCCTACGCCTGGGGCGACGAGGCGCTGGCAAAGCATGCTTTTTCGCAAGCGTCGGCTCTTGGTGATGATGAGGTAGAGCCTTGGCTGGTTAGCCTTCAGTAA
- the xthA gene encoding exodeoxyribonuclease III, with amino-acid sequence MRLVSFNINGIRARLHQLQELIDTQQPDVIGLQETKVQDSEFPLADVEAMGYHVFYYGQKGHYGVALLCRQKPQDVYYGFPDDEEDAQRRLIGVRLLADDGQPVTVWNGYFPQGENIAHPTKFPHKERFYQQLSRLLNERHRPDERLAIMGDFNISPEDQDIGIGEASRKRWLREGKASFQPIEREWLDGIKAWGLSDSYRLCYPENDAWFSWFDYRSKGFDREPKRGLRIDYILVTKPLAECVTSAGIDYQLRGMERPSDHAPIWSEFSLMLKCHDQ; translated from the coding sequence ATGCGCTTAGTCTCATTCAACATCAACGGTATCCGGGCACGCCTGCATCAGCTCCAGGAGCTGATTGATACCCAGCAGCCAGATGTCATTGGTCTTCAGGAAACCAAAGTACAGGACAGTGAGTTTCCCCTAGCCGACGTGGAAGCCATGGGTTACCACGTATTCTACTACGGCCAAAAAGGCCATTATGGGGTTGCTTTACTCTGCCGCCAAAAGCCCCAAGACGTTTATTATGGCTTTCCCGATGATGAAGAAGATGCCCAGCGCCGCTTGATTGGCGTGCGGCTGCTTGCGGACGATGGCCAACCGGTAACCGTATGGAACGGCTATTTCCCCCAGGGAGAAAATATCGCCCACCCCACGAAGTTTCCCCATAAAGAGCGCTTTTATCAGCAGTTGTCCCGCTTACTTAACGAGCGACACCGCCCTGACGAGCGTCTTGCGATAATGGGCGATTTCAATATTTCACCCGAAGATCAGGATATTGGCATCGGCGAGGCCAGTCGAAAACGCTGGCTCCGTGAAGGAAAGGCCAGCTTCCAACCCATAGAACGTGAATGGCTTGACGGTATTAAAGCCTGGGGGCTAAGTGACAGCTACCGACTTTGCTACCCAGAAAATGATGCCTGGTTTAGCTGGTTTGATTACCGCTCTAAAGGCTTTGACCGCGAGCCAAAACGCGGGCTGCGCATTGATTACATCCTAGTGACAAAACCACTTGCAGAGTGCGTTACCAGTGCCGGCATCGATTACCAACTGCGCGGTATGGAACGACCTTCAGATCACGCGCCAATCTGGAGTGAGTTTTCACTGATGCTAAAATGTCATGACCAATAA
- the rhlB gene encoding ATP-dependent RNA helicase RhlB, which translates to MSESEQTTASAQNRKPKRRRRKPRRRQSSWDLRQFQVPAVAGKWRFHDFDLPLPLMRAIHAQGFEYCTPIQAEALRQTLLGGDIVGKAQTGTGKTAAFLISVLAYFLEEPTPDGQKSGAPRALIIAPTRELALQIEKDAKALARFTQLNVASVVGGMDYQKQRESLGNKIDILVATPGRLLDFHQKRDIDLSEVEVLVLDEADRMLSMGFIPDVKRIIRYTPKKEERQTFLFSATFTDDILSLASQWTLDPAHVEIEVTVENQADIDQRVYLVSDDDKQRLLVNLLEQESFERVMVFGNRRDLVRKLDDLLKKAGVSVAMLSGDVPQNQRIKTLERFREGEIQVLVATDVAGRGIHIEDVSHVINYTLPEDPEDYVHRIGRTGRAGAKGVSISFVGEEDAFSLPEIERYINGKLPCEHPPEGML; encoded by the coding sequence ATGAGCGAGTCGGAACAGACCACAGCATCGGCCCAGAACCGCAAGCCTAAACGTCGCCGTCGGAAACCGCGTCGTCGTCAGTCGAGCTGGGATCTTCGTCAGTTTCAGGTGCCCGCCGTGGCCGGCAAGTGGCGCTTTCATGACTTTGATCTGCCGCTGCCTTTAATGCGCGCTATTCACGCCCAAGGGTTTGAGTACTGTACGCCTATTCAAGCAGAGGCCCTTCGCCAAACGCTGCTAGGCGGCGATATTGTAGGCAAGGCGCAAACCGGAACGGGCAAAACAGCCGCATTTTTAATTTCGGTTCTGGCCTACTTTTTGGAAGAGCCAACCCCGGATGGACAAAAGTCAGGCGCTCCTCGTGCGCTGATTATTGCACCTACCCGTGAGTTGGCGTTGCAGATCGAAAAAGATGCTAAAGCCCTAGCCCGGTTTACCCAATTGAATGTCGCCAGCGTTGTCGGCGGTATGGATTACCAGAAGCAGCGCGAAAGTCTGGGTAATAAGATCGATATCTTAGTAGCCACGCCTGGCCGCCTGTTGGATTTCCATCAGAAACGCGATATCGACCTTTCAGAAGTGGAAGTGTTGGTGCTTGATGAAGCGGATCGCATGCTTTCCATGGGGTTTATTCCCGATGTGAAACGTATTATCCGCTATACGCCGAAAAAAGAAGAGCGCCAGACCTTCCTCTTCTCGGCGACCTTCACCGACGATATTTTGAGCTTGGCGAGCCAGTGGACGCTTGATCCTGCGCACGTTGAGATTGAAGTTACCGTTGAAAATCAGGCGGATATCGACCAGCGCGTTTACTTGGTGTCAGATGATGACAAGCAGCGACTACTAGTCAATCTGCTTGAGCAGGAGAGCTTCGAGCGGGTCATGGTGTTTGGTAACCGCCGTGATCTCGTGCGTAAGCTTGATGACCTGCTTAAGAAAGCGGGTGTTAGCGTTGCTATGTTGTCGGGCGATGTACCGCAGAATCAGCGTATCAAAACCCTTGAACGCTTCCGCGAGGGAGAGATTCAAGTGCTGGTGGCTACCGATGTGGCAGGGCGTGGAATTCATATTGAAGATGTCAGCCACGTGATCAACTACACTCTGCCAGAAGACCCAGAAGACTACGTCCACCGTATTGGCCGCACCGGCCGTGCTGGGGCGAAAGGCGTTTCGATTAGCTTTGTAGGTGAAGAGGATGCTTTCTCTCTGCCTGAGATTGAACGCTACATTAATGGCAAGCTGCCCTGCGAACACCCTCCAGAAGGCATGCTGTAA